The DNA sequence cccgaagcactcgaaactgccaaacgaaggctccaagccttgtccagtcgcctaaagcggtacacgaaagagaatgaggctagacgaataaacaggctgttcgcaacacaacctgcgaaagtgtacgctcagtggcagggacctaacaacagagctgacccaccaagactggaaactgaaaggtactggagaggcatatgggagaaggaggttgcacataacagcagtgcacaatggctggtgaccctgagagaggagcacagcaacctccctgaacagaacccagttaccgtaacagtggcagacatacaggaaagagtctcagatatgaagaactggacagcaccaggcccggacatggtccacacctactggctataaagaaactcacagcactccatgagcgcctagcagtacaaatgaaccagctgctgagggatgggactcacccagaatggctaaccgaagggcgaacgatcctgatcatgaaggatccctcgaagggtgcagccccatccaactatcggccaataacctgtctctccacaacatggaagctcatgtcaggcatcattgcggctaagataagtggacacatggatcaatacatgaacgaagcgcagaagggcattggtagagataccagaggagccaaacatcagctcctggttgacagaacagtcgcacaagactgcaggtcccgacgtaccaacctgtgcacagcttggattgattacaagaaagcctatgactcgatgccacatacatggatcactgaatgcttggagttgtataaggtgaacaggaccctaagagccttcgttgcaaactcgatgaggatgtggaaaaccacacttgaagccaatggcaagccacttacccaagtgtccatcaaatgtggcatataccaaggtgatgcactctccccactgctgttctgcataggactgaaccccctaagccaagtaatcaccaagacaggctatggataccacctcagaaatggagctacgatcaatcacctcctctacatggatgacataacgctgtatgctaagagcgaaagggacatagattccctgatccacacaaccaggatctacagcagtgacatcgggatgtcattcgggcttgagaaatgtagtcggatggtgactaagagaggaaaggtagtccgcactaaaggggtctcactccctgaaggaacaatagcagacattgaggacagctacaagtaccttggtataccacaagccaatggcaacctcgaactggcaacaaggaaagcggctacggccaaatacctccagcgagtgaggcaagtcctaagaagcgccagctcaatggcaagaataagacccgggcaataaacagctaggccctgccagtgatcagataccctgcaggaataataaggtggccaaaggaagagattcagaccacggacattaagacccgaaagctcctaaccatgcatggagggttccatcccaaatccagcaccctgagactgtacgcaagccgaaaggaaggaggccggggactagtgagtgtgagagccactgtccaggatgaaacatccaagctccatgaatacgtcaaggagaaggctccaacggatgacgtactcagagaatgtctcagacaatggggaacagaagtgaggtgttggaagagggaccatcatgggaggacaagcccctacacgggatgtaccaccggaccataacagaagtggccgatctcaagaagtcttatcagtggctagagagggctggcctgaaggacagcacagaggcactcatcctggctgctcaggagcaggccttgagcactagagccatcgaggcccagatataccacaccagacaagacccaaggtgtaggttgtgcaaagaggcacctgagacgatccaacacataactgcagggtgtaagatgctggcagggaaagcctacatggaacgccataaccaggtggctggcatagtctaccgaaacatctgtgcggagtatggactggaaaccccaaggtcaaaatgggaaacacctccgaaggtggtagagaatgacagagcgaagatcctgtgggacttccagatccagactgacaagatggtaatggcgaatcaaccagatatcgtgatcatagataaagggcagaggaaagccgttgtagtggatgtagcggtcccaagtgatggaaacatcaggaagaaggaacatgagaaactcgagaaataccaagggctcagagaggaactggagagagcctggaaggtaaaggtgacagtcgtgcctgttttggtcggagcactcggggcagtgacccccaaacctGATGAGTGGTTgtaacagatcccgggaacaacatcggacatctcagtccagaaatgtgcagtgctgggaacagcaaggatactgcgcagaaccctcaagcttcctggcctctggtagaggacccgagctgaatgagggatggacaccacccgaggggtgagatgaggattttttttaaatttatatgtatgtatgtatgtatttatgtatgtatgtatgtatgtatgtatgtgtgtgtgtgtgtgacacacacacacacacacacactgtactttTAACAtgtaaattgtattttgttataGGTTATTGTCACCACTCCTATGGAGATGTTGAAAATTCAGCTCCAAGATGCTGGACGTATTGGTAAGAAGTAGAAATCAAACTGTTCACCGCGGGTGGTGTTGGTGCACAATTTGGAGAAATAATGTCCCCTTGTGGTCTTTTAAGGAGACTGCAACTTGCATCCatgttgaaaaatgtcaacccccccaaaattatttttgaaaaaaaaaagctaactttTGTTACATTATTCTCATTATAGTAATAGTAAAAACCCAGCCATTCTCTCATCCATTTTCTTGCCCATCTTCATTAGGTACTGAGTGAggtgaagcctatcccaggtgactttgAGTGAGACACAGGGTAAAtcttggactggtcaccagccagtcAGACTGCAAAAGCAACCGTTCGTACTGTTATTTACTTTCACATAAATGGACATTTTATAGTTTTCTATGAACCTACCATGGATGTTTTGGGAAGGTGAGAGGAAGCGGGTGAAACCCCGCCTCTTGCCTAAAGTCAACTTGGCTAGGCTGCTGCTCACCTGCATCCCTAATGAGAAGAAATGTCGGGAAGTAGATGAATGTTTAAATACCACATATCTCTTTAATAGTGTTTAACTGAGTGAAATCCGaggttcatctttttttctagAAATGCCCGGGGGTGGTTGTTATTGCATTTATTGCATCTGATTGTTTAGCTAGCCAAGAAATGGTAcaaatatttaaacaaaataacactTAAATCATTATAGATTGACCAGTGGGCATTGATGTGGGCTGTTGTTTGCTCTTATCGCttacaactgcagctgttgtggaaATGCTATATAAATGAAGATGAGCTGAATTGAGTACCTCCAAGCCTATCGAAGACGTTTGAGCTAcggatttataaaaaaaaatgtcagtaagtgcaaattaaaaatattgCTGCTGAGAGAATTCCAAAATTCTATTACTGAAAAAATACTTACAGTCCAAATTAGTATGTTTAGCATGATTCTTTAAGTATCACCCTTCATCCATTCCGACATTACAGATTCAAAGTACAGCTTGAAGTTCCTTTCAACTTAGCCAACGCTGTGTACCATGAACAGATCAAATACATTGTGATGATGAAATCTGCCGATGCATTTGTTCTACGAATACGGAGAAAATCCAGGCAATTTTCAGGTGTATACTGAAGAAGTTGCACTTTCAATTAGTTCCATATCTTGTTTTAAAAAAGGACGCCAGACCTCTGTCTCGTATTCCGAATCGGATCTGACAAAAACCTTCACATAACTTCATCACTGACGTGCCAAGACTTGTCTAGAAAAGTGATTTCCCATTTAATATGAACCAAAGGAACCTACAAATAATTCTAACCAGATTTTTTCTCTTACAATGGTCTTCTCTTAAAATTATTTCTTGTGCTGCTTAGCGGCGCAGAGGAAGCTGATGCCGGAGTTGGTGCCAGCTGGCACCGTGGAACCCAAGTCGCCAACTGCAATGCAGCTCACCAGACAATTACTGAGGGAAAAGGGAATTGCTGGATTATACAAGGGCCTTGGCGCCACGTTGCTCAGGTAAAAACCAAGCTGGCGCAGCGGTAAAAGTTTGAGTAATGCTAAGCATTTCAAATTGTCTTCTGTGACCCAGGGACGTTCCATTCTCCATCATCTACTTCCCTCTTTTTGCTAACCTGAATAACTTTGGAAAGCGGGGTGCAGAAGGAACCGCTCCTTTTTACGTGTCCTTCATATCGGGCTGCTTAGCAGGGAGCACGGCGGCCGTTGCGGTCAACCCGGTCGACGGTGAGTGGCGATTCTGTGAGCGTTATTGATGCAATATGAGCCGTCCTGATATTCTGACCTGAATTCTGTGCGTTGCAGTCATAAAGACAAGACTTCAGTCTTTGAACCGGGCCAGCACTGAGGACACATACAGCGGAGTCACTGACTGCATCAGGTGACCTCATTGTGTCTTTACTGCCGTCACCTGCACAACACAACTTGCTCTCCAGTTTGAATAATGCTTTGTCATTACGCGCTTTCCAGGAAAATCTTGCGGAATGAAGGCCCGTCAGCCTTTCTAAAGGGGGCCTACTGTCGAGCCTTGGTGATTGCCCCTCTCTTTGGCATCGCCCAGGTGGTCTACTTCTTGGGCGTGGGCGAGTTTATCCTCAGCTTCTTGCCGAAAAGGGACAACTAGGAAGCACATCCTTGTCTGCCTTTCCTACCCAGATCGCATCACACCTCCACCTGCGTGAGGAGTCATCTCATTCTTACAGACCTAtctgtttatatttttaatgacgTGTGCTGCATTTTATGCGTTTCAAATTTGTTGTCTTGAATGTCCGAATCATGCAGGAGGGAGCCTCTGTTTGCTGCCTGCGCCGGCGCATATCAACCCTGATATCAAGCCACAAGCGTCAGCTTGAGTTTGAGTGAATTTGTAATGACAAAATATGTCGTTTTATATTATGATTCTTGAAATTTCCAGGGAGGCTGACTGCCCTTGGTTGCTGCAGTTTTGCAAGCTCCTCCTTACGGGATTATTTAAAACGGCACTCCGCTTCAAATCAAATAGACTAGTCATACAAGAAAAATAGAATACTGCACCTACCATTAACTATGAGCACATATATGGAGATTTTTACGAACAATGCTATTCAGGATATTCCCCaatgctgaaaaatgtaaagGGAACACTAGGTcaatgaaatatccatccatccattttaaacACCGCTCATCCCGAATAGGGTTGCGGGATCCTATCCCTGCTGACTTCGGGCGAAAGGCGgacctgaactggtcgccagtcagttgcaggacacgtatagagacaaacaaccattcacacccacattcacaccgtcactgagtgggaatcgATCCCACGCTAGTTCTTTGACAACAAAATAGCATGATAAACTGTTATTGGAAACTCAaatcgcggcccggtagtccagtgattagcacgtcggcttcacagtgcagaggtaccgggttcgattccagctccggcctccctgtgtggagtttgcatgttctccccgggcctgtgtgggttttctccgggtgttccggtttcctcccacattccaaaaacatgcatggcaggctgattggatgctctaaattgtccctaggtgtgagtgtgagcgtggatggttgttcgtctctgtgtgccctgcgattggctggcaactgattcagggtgttccccgcctactgcccgaagatggctgggataggctccagcaccccccgcgaacctagtgaggatcaagcggttcggaaaatggatggatggatggatggatggaaactcAAATCACAATCAAATGTAAAAACTTTAGGggttcccaaactttttggactttTTGGAAGTGATTCTCAATCGTTATGGCTATCAGGTTGGTATCCCTTATGTGGGATAAGAATGTGTTCcctttatcattttttaaagcagTGTAGTTCAGGGAAAGTGTCCAGCACACATGACAAGCCCCAACCCTTAAACCATAAGAAAACTTTCATTACCACAGTTTTACGTTTTTGTAAAGAAGATCAGATTCCATCCAATACGTCCACAGTAACTCTACTGTTCACCTTGTCACAAAGCTCCTTTTGTGTTGTGTAGTTTGAGCAGAGAGTGTGCACTGCACAGCCCCCACGCACAATCCCGGATTCGCATTGCTTTAAGAAAGGTGGGAAGTTGAAAACTAAGAGGGGTCTAAGTAACTCTGGTATCATGAGAATATATTGGCTTCGTGTGTAAACGGTACGGTCGCTTATTGTGGAAAGCAGATTTTAAATGATTGTTTACAGAATCGTTCAGTGGATGTTTTctgaacttgaatgaactggCAGGGCCCAGAGAGCCTGCGACAAACTTTTATCATGAAATCCAAAATCAACaccaatgtttgttttgtttaccaaACCAACTTGTATATGTTCTTGTTTGCTTTAAGCTGCGAGGGGAAAGCAGCCCTCTAATATGTCAATGTTTGCATCGCATCCGCAAAGCcctgccattgttttttttttctctaaccgGGGATCAAGGTGACTTTGACATCTTTTTAATCAACCACATTCTGCTCTAGTGCCCACTGTGCTGTATTGTTGCACTGTAGCTATATCTGATGCAACTTTTTAACGTGTACTCATCTGTGGGACTTAGAACTATTTAtcaatgttcctttttttgggtggtatgGCACTgtctgtttgtatgtgttgttGACATGTCTATTTTTGAATGATTATATTGTGCATATGCAGATGGCATGAAGTCTGTGCTTTCggatgtgttgtttgttttgtacatgATGGCTTATTTGCACACCTACCTCTCCCGCCCTTATCCATCGTGTAGTGATATGATGAAGGAATTCAACAAGCATAATTTTTGCTTACACACAGCATGCCAATAGGGGTATGCAATCGGGAACACGCGTGCTTGGAGGTGTAAGACCTTAGCTCTAGCTGCTTAAGCATCATTTCAATAACCATCTCAAAGTTACGTTAGTCCACTCTTTGTCCGCACGAGTCATTTGAGAGTTTGATAATCTACTAGTGCACCGAATTGTCCATAATACTACTCTGTACTTTTTCCTCACTTGTCAGACAATTCAGCACACTGACTAGGTTACaatgagtgacatttttttccgctACTGCCTCTGACTCCTGTGTGGCATTTCTGCACACTAGTGGATGATGATGAGAGCGCACTTGTATAGCAACTATGTTACTTGTGTGGCAATGATGTGCACTAGGTGACAACTGGATGTTACTAATTATATTAGTGTGTTCTAAAATTCTACTAGTTAACATGCATCACTTTACTTATAGCACTAGTAGCAGTCAGTGTTAAGGCAAAACCTTTAACTCATTGTAGGCAGTCCTAAAGCGAAAGCCAGAAGGCCGCACCTCCGGCCGTAATGACTGTAACAGTTGAGCCACAGGAACAATAGCTTGTGTAAGCTCATCATCATCGTAAATGAGTATCACGCTTCTCTCAACATTCCAGCTGCTGTTTTCACCTCACGTGTGCTTTTCCGGTGATCATGCCTATTTTGTGCGagtgttgttgatgatgattttcttttttaacctttcccccgttttattttatgttagctTTGATAATGTTGGTAAGTTATGAAGCTTTACTTATGCCATGAAATATTGCTGACCTTGTGAATTTGGTtatgtgagtgcgtgtgtccAGACAATGTAGTGTTGTAGCTGATGTGTAGCGGTTCTCTTtgcttctgtctgtctgtcacacTTGTGTGCCATTTCTCTCTCCTCGTGAAGAGGAATTGTATTACACCAAGGGCTCTATTTTCGTAGACAGCACATCTGCGCTCTGGTGCTCATGCTGGCGGATCCAGATATTCCGATCAGTGGAAGGCTCGCCGTGTGATTTTGCTAATTTGGCAGACAGGTCTCCTGCAAGCTGGTGTAGCAGCAAGAGTGTCTTGGAGAGCACAGTTTGGTCAGAGAAAGTCCATCTAAAATTTACGCTTGCTCAGACCACGTTTAACACCGGGGCCAAATAGGCAGCTGGTCTAATGCGATGTATTTAATTGATAAATATGTGCAAACACACTGAATCATTatattgcttttgttaaatcatTCTACTGGGCAGCCCACCTAGGACTGGGCAGTCTCCAAGTGCTGACTTCACGTCCTCCATGTCGAGACTCCAGTGCGCTTCTATAATAAGGAATGAAAGCAGCTGCTTGATTGGCCATAATTGAAGTTGGCTGTGACCACTCACACAGCTCTCCCATTTGCGCAGCCAGATATCTTCCTAACGGTTTttgctgattgttttttttcctcccacgaaaacattttaaaattacaacataagacaaatgttaaaacaaaaaaatctgccaatATTTTCCTCTATTGTAAAGGGAAACTAAGTGAAACTGAGTATTCTCAAACAGTCAAATGTTTTGCCTGTATTTTATATCGTTATTGTTGTAAGCTATAaggcacccccccaaaaaagtaattttattcattatatAAACTTTGAATTAAAAAACCCAATTAATCGGgaattggaatttttttctgccaaatccCTCCAGAAAGTTCATATCAGCCTGGTCTTACAAATGACCAGTCTTAGATCTAACCCATTCATGTGCAGGGATACGCAACTCGCCATGCaggatttaaataaaaatagagccctaggtgtatgacaattttgagcgtttgtaaaaaaaaaaaaagcacaaaggtGGACTAAGGCACACAAGATCACACTTTGATTACCGATGGGTACAAAGGGTATGCATAGTAGATACACAGATTCCAatgtgaaatgtatttaaatttatCTGAAGTGTTTCTATATGCCAAGTTGAGACAACATAAAGAGGTCCATGTGATGGTGTGCACTATAAGCAGTTATCCacagaatatacagtatattgcctACATATTCTAAATCAATCAGATATAAGAATGTAACTTAGATATTATAAGATGTATTATTTAGTGAATAATTTATCGAaagatttattgctttacacaTTCACCTAAAacttacacacacaaaaccagctCATTGATATGCAATAAGTACAAGCAGCACACACTAGGATGTAAACTTGTGTCGGCGTCACAGTAATGTATAAACAACGTGACCAGGGACCTTTGCAACAATTTCACGGTCTGAGCCATCCTCATGACCTCTGTTCACTTCCTCCGAGGAGTTGTGCACACagcacttaaaaaacaaacaaacaataatctGCAACCCCACCAATCCGCAATGAGACCTCCATAACATAGAGGGTGTCATCTTAATGTGCGGTGATTGACACACGTCCTATGCATTGTTTATGATGCCGTGGTTTTAAAACAAAGTTATTGTGTTTCCTGTCACGATTTGCTGTTCAATAAACTGACTGTCCCTAAATCACTCATAGTCATGTTTCTTCATCTCTGGAGATGCTTTCAAGGTTCTGCAGCTACTGTTATTGTGTCCTTTGTTGTTTAGTTCAAAAGGGAGAGAGAATGAAAATGTGCACCGGTATCTAATAGGAACCAATAATTCACACCCACTTGCAAGCAACTCATAGGTACTTGAAATTCAAACCATCTATTTCCTACTTCTCATTCAGGGTCAAGGGGAAGCTGACGTATCTCGGCTGACTTTGGATGAGAGGCACACAACAGCCTGGACTAGTCGCCAGTGAATCACAGGGAACACTATGGATGACCATTCACACTTATATGCACACTTACAATCCTCTACATCTAAATGTACACTATTGTAAAACACACCGGGCACACTCAATTGCAATTTGGAATGAATCAGGGTTTTAGATTGATATTCTGCATAAGTACACATTGCACAAtactttatatacagtatgtactatGAATTCGTTAAATACATGCACCACAGACTC is a window from the Hippocampus zosterae strain Florida chromosome 3, ASM2543408v3, whole genome shotgun sequence genome containing:
- the slc25a22a gene encoding mitochondrial glutamate carrier 1 → MADKQISLPAKLINGGVAGLIGVTCVFPIDLAKTRLQNQQNGSRLYTSMSDCLIKTIRSEGYFGMYRGAAVNLTLVTPEKAIKLAANDFFRHHLSKDGKLTLLKEMLAGCGAGTCQVIVTTPMEMLKIQLQDAGRIAAQRKLMPELVPAGTVEPKSPTAMQLTRQLLREKGIAGLYKGLGATLLRDVPFSIIYFPLFANLNNFGKRGAEGTAPFYVSFISGCLAGSTAAVAVNPVDVIKTRLQSLNRASTEDTYSGVTDCIRKILRNEGPSAFLKGAYCRALVIAPLFGIAQVVYFLGVGEFILSFLPKRDN